The genomic DNA TTTTATCTTCCATAGGCTTCCTGGCTTTCCCAAAACCCGTTGCAAGAGGACTAAGAATAGAGCTGGAATAGAAAATATATAAACCGATTCAATTTCAAAATAAAATCCTAATATTATTGCCGAGATTGGAAAAAGAAGCATTCCTATTGATGATCCTTTGTCCCGGGAGATAATTTTGCAAAGGAGCCACAAAGCAGCTGAAATGAGAAGAATTTTCCAAGATAATATTGAAAGCACTCCAATCAACACTGATCCTCCTCTTCCTCCCCAAAAATTCAAAAAAAGTGGCCACATCTGACCACAAAGAGCAAAGACACCAGCTAAAGCCTGAAAAGCTATTGAAAGGCCCAGTGTCTGGGCTCCAAAAACAGCCAGCACTCCTTTAAAAACATCAAGCACTCCCGAAAGTAATCCCGGCAGCATTCCCACATTCTGGATAATATTTGAACCGCTAAGCTTTTGATAACCCAATTTTCGAATATCCTTTCCACTCATCCACTTTGTAATCAAATAACCATTGGGAATGGAGGCAAAAAGATAAGAAAATAAAATCCAAAGAAATTCAATCATATAGTTATTTTAACATATTTTTACTTTTGCCATGCAATTTTTATCTTTTTTCAATTAAATTTCTCTCAACTTCGCCCTAAATTTTGGTGATTTTTTTGACGATGTTAGGACCCGTTTTATCCCATAATTTGGTTTATTATTTGCTCTGGTGATTGGTTTGCGCCAATAAAAGGCATTTTCAACTCTGCTGCCTGCCGACGTATAGTTTCCATGTATTTAATCACTAAATCTGTTTGTTCTTTTGTTTTTCCCATTGGGTTTAATCTGCTTTGGTTTTTGAGACGCTTTTTTATCTCTGCGGGGCTAATATCTAAATAATAAACCTCGTCGAATAAATCTAGCATACTAAAACAATTTCCTGAAAACCCAAAGATTATAGCTGGTTCATTTTCTTTAATGAATTTTTGCAACACCTCTCGATCCCAAAGAAACTCATGTTCGTCCAACCATTTCTTATCAGCGTTCTTTGGAAATTCAACAGGCTTTTTATCCCAGCCGAACCAATCAGAAAGATCTTGAATTTCATCAGAATCATAGATAAATGGATATTTATTTTTTAGTTTTTTTACAATGTATGTTTTTCCTGAGCCAGAAATACCAATCACAAGTATGTTTTTATTCTTCATATTTTTATTTTACCAAAAAACCGCCCTCTTGGCGATGCGGCGGGGCGGGCGGAAATAAAAAAGAGAGTATTAGTCTCTCCTATATTCTTTAAAACACTTTTTACATAAATGAATTTCACATTTAAATCCCTTATAATCAAACCAGATGTGCCAAGCTTTACGCATATATCTTTGGCAGTTAGCACAGTGAAAACCTCTATATTCTGGCTTTTGGTTTATATTCCAAGATTGAACAGTTTTTAATAATTTTTCTTTATTCATTCTTTCATTCTACCAAGAAATCGCCTTTCAGGCGATTTCTTGGTAACCTCCAAAGAAAAATTCTCGGCGGGGTAGAGAAAAATAAAAAAACGGATGCGTGACCCGTTATTTTTTTGTAGCTACGTTATGAGAGGGGATAGATATTTGTTCCAAAAATTACACCGGTTATAAAAGTGAAAAGACCGAACAAGGCAACAGCCACTAGGATTGTGATTATTGAGCCCTTGGTGCACAAATCTTCCCATAACTTTGCAACAGTGAAAGAGCCTAGTAGTGCTATTGTGACGCTTGGGATTACTGTAAAGATTAGTATTGCCCCTATTTTTTCGTTAGGGCATGAAAAGACAAAGTATTCAATTGTTACCATACACGCTATCAACGAAAGCCATACTTTCAGCCATTTTACAAAGATCTGTCTTTCGCTCCATGTAAATATCCTCATGCAGTGTTTTACCTCCAAAATCAAACTATCACAGATTCCAATAATTGTCAAAATCCTAAGAATAGAAATCGCCCAAAGGGCGATTTCTCTTGGCTCTGAACCGTGGGCAATTTTAGAAGTTGGCTTGGTTATAATATCATTTCTCTAGCATCTCTTTTAACTTATCTATAACAGCACGCTTCCAGAAACGCATCGCATACCATTCTATCAGAACCCTACCGAAAATGCGAAAAAATGGATTTTTTAATTCAACATCATAAGTATAGTTAATTTTTGTGCCCTCTGGTACTTCTTCCATCAGAAACTCTTCATGCCCGGCAGTGCCGATAGCACTTTTATTATCTGACACATAGCCAGCTGGCGGACGAAGCTGCGTTTCCATATGCACTGGAATAACCCGACCGAATGTTTTAGCTTTAGCTTCTATTGTAAGATTATTGCCTTCTCTTTTAACTATACGGAGCGATTGGGCAACAGCCGGAAAATTCTTTGGCATGTTTTCAAAATCAGTCATTATTTTGTAAATTTCTTCACGCGGCGCTTTAATAATCCATGAACCTTTTAGGCGTATTTTCTTCATACTTTAATCCTATCAAGAAATCGCCTTTCCGGCGATAGAAAATTTTCAAATTCGGTCTAAATTTTTGTCCCGTAGTGAGCGCGAAGCGCTCTACTTCGGGATTAGTGAAGGATATTAGGGCCCGTTTTTTCTCGTTAATAAGAGAGTCTTAAGAGCGATTATCGCCCAAACTATATTTAAAGCCATTGCTGGCCAAGCTTTTTGAACAAAAGTATTCCAAACAATACCAATGGCTCCAAACAAATTTAGAAGTTGATAAGACTGAGACTCGCCAGTGACTTTTTTTGTTGAAACAAGATAATAAGCAATAAGAATAAACGCCATTCCAATCCAACCAGCAATTGTCGGTGAAATATTTTCCATATTACCTCATTCTACCAAAAAATCGCCTTTCCGGCGATAAAAAATTGTCCAGCGATGGACAGTTTATTTTTTAGATATTTTCTTCTTTAACCATTTAAATAAATAATTGAATCCAACCGGAAGCAATCCAACAATTAAGACTATAGTCCATAACCACCAAAGCGGTTTTATGGTATAAGTCCAAATTCCTTTTATTAATTCTAAAGTAGAGACATCTATTATCTTCATGTAAAATTTTCGTATAAATCAACTCAAATTAAATTTCCCTCAATTTCGGCTCGCCGTCCGGAGCTTTAGCGAAGGACGGCCTAAATTTTTGTTTAAATTTCAAAAATTATATTCCCAATAGGGTTGCCACTTAAAAGGTTCGCTTAAACATTCTTCAAGAGTTTTGCCACCGACAAGTGTATCCAAACCATATTGAGTAGCACGATGACCAACAACTAAAACTATTTTGGTTGGATATTTTTCTTTTAATTCTTTGTAAAAATCGTGAACTCTCGCCATTGCCTGTTCATAACTCTCACCATTCGGAAAAGGTTCTTTAATATGCTCTTTTTCCATTGGACTTACTATATTGCTTGGTTTACCATTGTAATCTCCGTAATTTACCTCTCTTAATCTTTTATCAACGATGGTGGGTATTTTATCTCCAAATGCTATTTTAACTGTATCAACTGCTCTTTTTAAATCAGAGCAACAAATTAAATCTATTTTTATATCTTTGAATCTCTCTCCTAATTCTTTGGATTGTTCAACTCCTAACCCAGAAAGCTCTACATCTTTCCAACCAGAAGATAATCCCTCTTCGTTATCCTTACTTGTTGCGTGAGCGGAAAAGTATATTTTCATAGATTTTAAAAATTTTATCTAATTTTAGCCAA from Patescibacteria group bacterium includes the following:
- a CDS encoding glycerol-3-phosphate acyltransferase, translating into MIEFLWILFSYLFASIPNGYLITKWMSGKDIRKLGYQKLSGSNIIQNVGMLPGLLSGVLDVFKGVLAVFGAQTLGLSIAFQALAGVFALCGQMWPLFLNFWGGRGGSVLIGVLSILSWKILLISAALWLLCKIISRDKGSSIGMLLFPISAIILGFYFEIESVYIFSIPALFLVLLQRVLGKPGSLWKIKDKKIILYRFFLDRDTLKRRGHLLKNRGRTSDG
- a CDS encoding AAA family ATPase → MKNKNILVIGISGSGKTYIVKKLKNKYPFIYDSDEIQDLSDWFGWDKKPVEFPKNADKKWLDEHEFLWDREVLQKFIKENEPAIIFGFSGNCFSMLDLFDEVYYLDISPAEIKKRLKNQSRLNPMGKTKEQTDLVIKYMETIRRQAAELKMPFIGANQSPEQIINQIMG
- a CDS encoding SRPBCC family protein, producing the protein MKKIRLKGSWIIKAPREEIYKIMTDFENMPKNFPAVAQSLRIVKREGNNLTIEAKAKTFGRVIPVHMETQLRPPAGYVSDNKSAIGTAGHEEFLMEEVPEGTKINYTYDVELKNPFFRIFGRVLIEWYAMRFWKRAVIDKLKEMLEK
- a CDS encoding histidine phosphatase family protein, whose amino-acid sequence is MKIYFSAHATSKDNEEGLSSGWKDVELSGLGVEQSKELGERFKDIKIDLICCSDLKRAVDTVKIAFGDKIPTIVDKRLREVNYGDYNGKPSNIVSPMEKEHIKEPFPNGESYEQAMARVHDFYKELKEKYPTKIVLVVGHRATQYGLDTLVGGKTLEECLSEPFKWQPYWEYNF